The nucleotide sequence GCTTCCGCAAGGCATCGGGGGTCCCCGTTGCCAGCACCTGCCCTTCGTCCATCGCCACCAGCCAGTCGAAGCGTTCCGCCTCCTCCATATAGGCCGTGGCGATGATCACGCTCATCCCCTCCCAGTGGGAGCGGATGCGTTCGATCAGCTCCCAGAACTGCCGTCGCGACAGCGGGTCGACCCCCGTCGTCGGTTCGTCGAGGATCAGCAGGTCCGGATCGTGGATCAGGGCGCAGCAGAGCCCCAATTTCTGCTTCATCCCGCCCGAAAGCTTCCCGGCCGGGCGTTCTTTGAAGGGGGCAAGCCCGGTGCTCTCGAGCAGCTCAGCGATCCGCGCTTCACGCTCCGCCCGACCCTGGGCGAACAGGCGGCCGAAGAACTCGACGTTTTCATACACCGACAGGGACATATAGAGGTTCTTGCCCAGCCCCTGCGGCATGTAGGCAATGCGCGGGCAGACCGATGCGCGGTAGCGTGCATCGGCCATGTCACCCCCGAAAACCTCCACGCGCCCCGCTTCGATGCGCCGGACCCCGGAGATCAGTCCCAGCAGCGTCGATTTCCCCACGCCGTCGGGGCCGATAAAGCCGACCATCTTGCCTGCCGGAATCTCCAGGTTGACGCTATCAAGCGCCTGTGTCTTGCCGTAGCGGTGAGAGATTTCTGCAAGGGTGACCACACTGTTCATGGCGTCGGATCATCCCCCGGCAGGCGGTTCAGCCGCTCAGGCCACGGCGTCTGCGTGTCCGTACGCACATAGGCACTCCCCGGCAGTCCGATCTTGACCCGGTCAAGGTAGCGGCGCAGCAGGGCTTCGTCGACTTTCACCTTGATCCGGAACATCAGCTTTTCGCGCTCGCTCTGCGTTTCGATCTCTTTGGGGGTGAACTGCGCCTGCGGGGAGACGAAGGTCACCGTGGCCGGGATCGCGACATCCGGACGCGCATCCAGGACAATCCGCGCTTCGCTGCCGATGTCGATGCGCCCCGCCTGCGCCGTCGGCAGGAAAATCGTCATATAGACGTCGGTCAGGTCCAGCAGCGTCAACACCTTTCCGCCGCCGCCGATGATCTCACCGGGTTCGCGGAGCCGGTAGAGGACGCGTCCGTCGATGGGCGCATAGAGCCGGCTCTCGTCAAGGTTCGCCTTGATCGAATCCGCCTGCGCCCGCGCCGCATCGATGGCGGCATCAGCGCTGACGACCTGTGCACGCGCCGCCTCCAGGGCGGCTTCGGTAACATTCAGGGCCGACTCGTGCTGCTGAAGCTGTACCAGCGGGATGTTCTTGTTGACATAGAGATTCTTGGAGCGTTCAAGGTTTTTGCGCGCAAGGGTCCGTTCGCTCTCGCGCTGCTTGACCACGGAAAGCGCGAGTTTGCGCTGCTGCTCCGCCTGGCGCACCTGCGCCAGCGCCTGGGCGTAACGGGCATCAAGCTCGGCCGTGTCCATCGCCGCCAGCAGCTCCCCTTTTTTGACCATGTCCCCCTCGTGCACGGTGATCTCGGCGAGCCTTCCGGGCAGTTTCGTTTCAATGTCGACCATCGTCGCCTCGATGCGCCCGTTCCCCATCGCGATCGTCTCCGGCAGGGAAGGCCCTTCCAGCCGGAGCAGTGTAAAGTAAAGTGCGCCGGCCGTGACGGCCAGCAGCAGGACAATGCCCGCACGTTTGAAAAATGGGTTATTCATAGCTTTCCTTTTTGACCGAATACGCTTCCGGGGTTTCCAGCGCATGCCGCAGCCGGGCGATAAAATCCCTGCGCGCCTCCGCGTTCATGAAAAAATCGAAACGCCCGCCGTCATACTGCAGCTGCATCAGATCGACGAGGAAACGGTACCGGGTGTTCACGGCACCGAAATCGGCGGAGAGTGCCGCGTTCTGCGCGACAAGCAGGTCCGCCAGTGTCCGGTTCCCCAGGGCGTAATTCTCCCGCACGAGCCTATAGCTTTTGCGCGCGCTCCCGGCCGCCGACCGGGCCAGTGCAATCGCCGGGTACCCGGCACGCAGCGTATGCAGGTCCCCCCGGATCCGCTGCTCCAGTGCCGACAGCCGCTCGAGACGGTCCGCCTCCAGCCGTCTGACCCCCAAGCTTGAACGTGCGGCACGGGCACTGCGCCCCCCGCCCTCGAACAGCGGGAGGGAGAGCGACACCCCCGCCATCCAGTTGGTTTCGTCCTCTAGGCTGAACGCTGCACCCGGCGTCCGGGTCTCGTCGAAGACATGGGTCACTTCGCCGTACAGCGCGATATCCGGGGACCAGTAGGCCCGCCGGTCGGAGCGGTACTGCCGGCGCTGCGCCGAAAGCTGCGCTTCGACCGCATCCAGGTCCGGCGAAACCTTCTGTGCCTCGGCGACATAAAATGCGTTGAGCCGTTCGAACGATACGGCGTTGCTGATGCGTCCGAGCAGGCCGCTATCGCTGATCACGAGGGCGGGATCCTCAAGGGTCACTTCCGTCAATGCGTACCTGTCGGTGATAGGCCGGTGCAGAATCCGGTTGAGCTGTTCATACGCCCTGGCGACATCGGCCTCGGCCCGCAGCCGCGCCTGTGTCGCCACCGCGATCTCGCTCTCCCACTGGTAGACGTCGGAGAGGTCCGTCATCCCCGCATCGACACGCTGCCTTGCCATCGCAAGGTTGGCCTGCATCAGCCGCTCGTTCTCCCGGCGAATGTCTAAAAGTGTTGTGGCCACGTGCGTCTGCAAAAACGCCGTGGTCGCCTGTCGGACCACCTCGAGTTCCAGCCCGCGCTGCTGCGCCCTGCGCCCTTCCTGCAGCGATTGTTGCACCGCCAGCCTGGCCAGCGCCCTCTCCGAGAAGAGGATCTGCTGCAGCTTCAGCGCACCGTCCGTACTCTTCTCCGCGTAGAAGCCCCCTTCGACGTAGACGTTGTCGCCGTTACGCTGGGTATAGAGCAGCTCGGCACTCAATTGGGGCAGCAGGACCGAACGTACCTCGTCGATGCTCTCTTCGCCTTCCCGGACCCCCAGTTTGCCGGCGATCACATTGAGGTTCTGCTTCAGCGCCGTTTCCGCCACACCGACCAGGTCCATCGTTTGACCGTCATCGGCCGACTCGTGCAGCAGGCGCGCCTGCGCCAGGACACGGAACGGCGGCGAGATCTGCAGGGCGCGGGCGACCGCCATATCGATGCGCAGCATGCTCTGCGCTTCAAAAGCGACGCGCTGGCGCTCCGCCGCTTCTCCGCCGGCGATCGCCACGATGTTCAGGGCGGTGCGCCGCAGACGCCGCAGACGCTCATCGGCGACAAAGAGATCGGCCAGCACGCCTGAGCCCACCCCGGGTTCGAAACCGAGCGGGAACATGGGAAGCTTCTCCCGGCGGAGGTTTTCCATCAGCGCCGTGCGTGCTGCCGCAGCGAGCCCCGACATCTCTGCCAGCAGCACCGCCCCGCTCCCTTCGGCGAGACTGTAGCTCCCGTCGGCGGCCACCGGCAGCACCGCGAGCCTGACCCCCTGCGCTTTTGCGCGCTCCGCGGCACGCGCCGCCATTTCCGGGAAGAGCGCAAGGACGCGCGCATCGACCAGCAGCGATGCCTGCTCGAACGGTACGATTTCGCGGTAGCGCTCCAGTGCCGCACCGAATGTG is from Sulfurimonas sp. HSL-1656 and encodes:
- a CDS encoding efflux RND transporter periplasmic adaptor subunit; this translates as MNNPFFKRAGIVLLLAVTAGALYFTLLRLEGPSLPETIAMGNGRIEATMVDIETKLPGRLAEITVHEGDMVKKGELLAAMDTAELDARYAQALAQVRQAEQQRKLALSVVKQRESERTLARKNLERSKNLYVNKNIPLVQLQQHESALNVTEAALEAARAQVVSADAAIDAARAQADSIKANLDESRLYAPIDGRVLYRLREPGEIIGGGGKVLTLLDLTDVYMTIFLPTAQAGRIDIGSEARIVLDARPDVAIPATVTFVSPQAQFTPKEIETQSEREKLMFRIKVKVDEALLRRYLDRVKIGLPGSAYVRTDTQTPWPERLNRLPGDDPTP
- a CDS encoding TolC family protein, which codes for MKTGCRRWGAAALLLFPAWAFGFNVGIVADRYDEGFAQDRAALVTEVKQLAPHPSELLFPETMQVEGGGDTVRTAAAIERLQKDKKVDMIVLLGTLAGEVALSKGAMQKPTVIPFAGGAGLRGIAPEGDGSGIRNVNFVLGHSTFGAALERYREIVPFEQASLLVDARVLALFPEMAARAAERAKAQGVRLAVLPVAADGSYSLAEGSGAVLLAEMSGLAAAARTALMENLRREKLPMFPLGFEPGVGSGVLADLFVADERLRRLRRTALNIVAIAGGEAAERQRVAFEAQSMLRIDMAVARALQISPPFRVLAQARLLHESADDGQTMDLVGVAETALKQNLNVIAGKLGVREGEESIDEVRSVLLPQLSAELLYTQRNGDNVYVEGGFYAEKSTDGALKLQQILFSERALARLAVQQSLQEGRRAQQRGLELEVVRQATTAFLQTHVATTLLDIRRENERLMQANLAMARQRVDAGMTDLSDVYQWESEIAVATQARLRAEADVARAYEQLNRILHRPITDRYALTEVTLEDPALVISDSGLLGRISNAVSFERLNAFYVAEAQKVSPDLDAVEAQLSAQRRQYRSDRRAYWSPDIALYGEVTHVFDETRTPGAAFSLEDETNWMAGVSLSLPLFEGGGRSARAARSSLGVRRLEADRLERLSALEQRIRGDLHTLRAGYPAIALARSAAGSARKSYRLVRENYALGNRTLADLLVAQNAALSADFGAVNTRYRFLVDLMQLQYDGGRFDFFMNAEARRDFIARLRHALETPEAYSVKKESYE